A genome region from Hevea brasiliensis isolate MT/VB/25A 57/8 chromosome 9, ASM3005281v1, whole genome shotgun sequence includes the following:
- the LOC110650341 gene encoding probable hexosyltransferase MUCI70 isoform X2 has protein sequence MEKEIQRSISLRISRRGDKSNPTSHSKDGEGGLFSSAKFSNDYPMKIMWKRGFIRLVLVAGILWMLLILVVLLFHVWSCQSSYALFSGCPIPVANNPNEIVIPEGGTPDKIVKNLSYFMEDELVNNGSQPSSLFGGHQSWSQRKESFKLNSSMKVHCGFMHGGGAEMDPMDIKYVNKCRFVVASGIFDGYDMPHQPSNISDRSKKLFCFLMVVDEVSLDFIKENATVVEDSSGGLWVGIWRLILLKHPPYNEPRRNGKVPKILTHRLFPQAQYSIWIDGKMELIVDPLLILERYLWRGKNTFAIAQHKHHRSIYEEADANKRRKRYARPLIDLHMKIYRYEGMEPWSLKKITISDVPEGAIIIREHTALNNLFSCLWFNEVNLFTPRDQLSFGYVVYRLGGAFKFFMFPNCEYNSLFVLHPHTREHSSKVEWVKSLSEFKGTGSSMKESRGGLGLWTPYPGDLDSVVLPPVVRTSKAG, from the exons ATGGAAAAAGAGATCCAACGGTCCATATCCCTGCGGATAAGCCGAAGAGGAGACAAAAGTAATCCAACATCACATTCTAAAG ATGGTGAAGGTGGTCTCTTTTCATCAGCGAAGTTTTCCAATGATTATCCAATGAAAATAATGTGGAAGCGTGGTTTTATTCGTTTGGTTCTTGTAGCGGGTATTCTGTGGATGTTGTTGATTCTAGTTGTActattatttcatgtttggtcttGCCAATCTTCTTATGCATTGTTTTCAG GTTGTCCAATCCCTGTAGCCAATAATCCTAACGAAATAGTTATTCCAGAAGGAGGAACTCCTgataaaattgttaaaaatttatcatattttatgGAGGATGAACTAGTGAATAATGGATCTCAGCCATCCTCATTATTTGGAGGACATCAAAGTTGGTCTCAAAGAAAGGAGAGTTTCAAATTAAACTCTTCTATGAAG GTTCATTGTGGATTTATGCACGGTGGTGGTGCTGAAATGGATCCCATGGACATCAAATATGTCAATAAGTGTAGGTTTGTGGTTGCATCTGGAATCTTTGATGGATATGATATGCCTCATCAGCCTTCAAATATAAGTGACCGTTCTAAGAAACTGTTTTGCTTTCTTATGGTGGTGGATGAGGTTTCTCTTGATTTCATAAAGGAAAATGCCACTGTAGTGGAGGACAGTAGTGGGGGACTATGGGTCGGCATATGGCGTCTTATTCTACTGAAGCATCCACCTTATAACGAGCCTAGAAGGAATGGTAAAGTTCCCAAGATTTTAACCCACAGGTTATTTCCTCAAGCACAGTACAGCATTTGGATTGATGGTAAAATGGAGCTGATAGTTGATCCGTTGTTAATTCTTGAAAG ATACTTATGGCGTGGAAAGAATACCTTTGCCATTGCTCAACACAAACACCATCGCAGTATATATGAGGAGGCTGATGCAAACAAGCGGAGGAAGCGATATGCACGACCCCTTATTGATCTTCACATGAAAATATACCGATATGAGGGAATGGAGCCATGGAGTTTGAAGAAAATCACCATTAGTG ATGTGCCAGAGGGAGCTATTATTATAAGGGAACATACAGCACTAAATAACTTGTTTAGCTGCTTGTGGTTCAATGAGGTCAACCTCTTCACTCCGAGAGATCAGTTGAGTTTTGGCTATGTTGTGTACAGATTAGGAGGTGCGTTCAAGTTCTTTATGTTTCCAAATTGTGAGTACAACTCGCTGTTTGTGCTGCATCCACACACGAGAGAGCATTCATCAAAggtagaatgggtaaaaagtttAAGCGAGTTTAAGGGGACTGGTAGCAGTATGAAAGAGAGCAGAGGTGGATTAGGACTATGGACTCCATATCCTGGAGACCTTGATTCGGTTGTCTTGCCACCGGTTGTAAGAACATCCAAAGCAGGCTGA
- the LOC110650341 gene encoding probable hexosyltransferase MUCI70 isoform X1, which yields MEKEIQRSISLRISRRGDKSNPTSHSKDGEGGLFSSAKFSNDYPMKIMWKRGFIRLVLVAGILWMLLILVVLLFHVWSCQSSYALFSAICNKDSKVYNVLNTWGLVAQHRCPIPVANNPNEIVIPEGGTPDKIVKNLSYFMEDELVNNGSQPSSLFGGHQSWSQRKESFKLNSSMKVHCGFMHGGGAEMDPMDIKYVNKCRFVVASGIFDGYDMPHQPSNISDRSKKLFCFLMVVDEVSLDFIKENATVVEDSSGGLWVGIWRLILLKHPPYNEPRRNGKVPKILTHRLFPQAQYSIWIDGKMELIVDPLLILERYLWRGKNTFAIAQHKHHRSIYEEADANKRRKRYARPLIDLHMKIYRYEGMEPWSLKKITISDVPEGAIIIREHTALNNLFSCLWFNEVNLFTPRDQLSFGYVVYRLGGAFKFFMFPNCEYNSLFVLHPHTREHSSKVEWVKSLSEFKGTGSSMKESRGGLGLWTPYPGDLDSVVLPPVVRTSKAG from the exons ATGGAAAAAGAGATCCAACGGTCCATATCCCTGCGGATAAGCCGAAGAGGAGACAAAAGTAATCCAACATCACATTCTAAAG ATGGTGAAGGTGGTCTCTTTTCATCAGCGAAGTTTTCCAATGATTATCCAATGAAAATAATGTGGAAGCGTGGTTTTATTCGTTTGGTTCTTGTAGCGGGTATTCTGTGGATGTTGTTGATTCTAGTTGTActattatttcatgtttggtcttGCCAATCTTCTTATGCATTGTTTTCAG CTATCTGTAATAAAGACAGCAAGGTGTATAATGTTTTAAACACATGGGGACTTGTTGCACAACATC GTTGTCCAATCCCTGTAGCCAATAATCCTAACGAAATAGTTATTCCAGAAGGAGGAACTCCTgataaaattgttaaaaatttatcatattttatgGAGGATGAACTAGTGAATAATGGATCTCAGCCATCCTCATTATTTGGAGGACATCAAAGTTGGTCTCAAAGAAAGGAGAGTTTCAAATTAAACTCTTCTATGAAG GTTCATTGTGGATTTATGCACGGTGGTGGTGCTGAAATGGATCCCATGGACATCAAATATGTCAATAAGTGTAGGTTTGTGGTTGCATCTGGAATCTTTGATGGATATGATATGCCTCATCAGCCTTCAAATATAAGTGACCGTTCTAAGAAACTGTTTTGCTTTCTTATGGTGGTGGATGAGGTTTCTCTTGATTTCATAAAGGAAAATGCCACTGTAGTGGAGGACAGTAGTGGGGGACTATGGGTCGGCATATGGCGTCTTATTCTACTGAAGCATCCACCTTATAACGAGCCTAGAAGGAATGGTAAAGTTCCCAAGATTTTAACCCACAGGTTATTTCCTCAAGCACAGTACAGCATTTGGATTGATGGTAAAATGGAGCTGATAGTTGATCCGTTGTTAATTCTTGAAAG ATACTTATGGCGTGGAAAGAATACCTTTGCCATTGCTCAACACAAACACCATCGCAGTATATATGAGGAGGCTGATGCAAACAAGCGGAGGAAGCGATATGCACGACCCCTTATTGATCTTCACATGAAAATATACCGATATGAGGGAATGGAGCCATGGAGTTTGAAGAAAATCACCATTAGTG ATGTGCCAGAGGGAGCTATTATTATAAGGGAACATACAGCACTAAATAACTTGTTTAGCTGCTTGTGGTTCAATGAGGTCAACCTCTTCACTCCGAGAGATCAGTTGAGTTTTGGCTATGTTGTGTACAGATTAGGAGGTGCGTTCAAGTTCTTTATGTTTCCAAATTGTGAGTACAACTCGCTGTTTGTGCTGCATCCACACACGAGAGAGCATTCATCAAAggtagaatgggtaaaaagtttAAGCGAGTTTAAGGGGACTGGTAGCAGTATGAAAGAGAGCAGAGGTGGATTAGGACTATGGACTCCATATCCTGGAGACCTTGATTCGGTTGTCTTGCCACCGGTTGTAAGAACATCCAAAGCAGGCTGA